From the Helianthus annuus cultivar XRQ/B chromosome 17, HanXRQr2.0-SUNRISE, whole genome shotgun sequence genome, the window cagatcTTGCCTCTATCCTTAGggatagagaggttgcttccagaagagaccctcggctccaaaacgaacagcaaaccaacacatcaaatccaaaaatatagaaaaatagaaaaataGACTATAGAAAACCTAAGAccttactgcagtatcctctagAATTTTttaaccctaatcctacgcctccacgaagtcctatcttggaccatgtACTCAGAAAGATGTAACTCTAGTAAATCATGTTTAATCTACTCTTTCCATGTCAGTTTGGGTCTGCCTCTTCCTCTCTTCCCCTCCACAGTAAGAATTTCCACTGCTCTAACTGGTGTTATCGTTTGTCTCCGCTTCACATGCCCAGACCATCTCAATCTCCCTCCTTAATCTTATCCGATAGACTAGCCACTTCTAATCTctccctaaaaacctcatttcttatccgatccaacctcgtgtgtccacacatccatctcagcatcctcatctctgctacctccatcttgcgcGCTTGTGTCTTCTTGATAGCCCAACAGTCTGCTCCATACAACATAGCTGGTCTAACTGCTACCCTGTACAATTTTCCCTTTAGTTTAGTAGGGAACCTCCTATCGCACAATACTCCACTGGCTGCCCTCCATCTACACCAGCCAGCCTGTATGCGATTGGTTACATCACTATCAATGTCACCATCCCTTTGTACAACCGACTCCAAATATTTAACTTTAGTAACCTACGGGACCAATTGATCCTCAATGGTGATTTGGGTGTCATCGTCATCGGCTACACCACTGAAATCACAGTGTAGATACTCAGTCTTAGATCGACTAATCCTTAGGCCCTTGCCCTCTAGAGCTAATCGCCACTCCTCTACCCTTGAGTTCAGGCACTGTTTAGTTTCTGCAATCAACCCAATATCGTCTGCAAAAAGCATGCATCACGAAACTATCTCCTGAATAAACATAACTATAAGATGTGACCTGAATATTACTAACAACCTTAAGGGGGTAGTTTTGAAATGTATAACGAAAATCAAAGGTTGTGTGCTGCTTCTTTGTATTCAATAATACAAACTCTTACTTACCTACTAATTATATTTAAATCTATTATTCAATGTATTTTTCGAATACATTTTtcatgtgagattaaatatataaaatgtaatatttaatcttgtagcctatataatcatttatattatattagatcaaaatatatttattaacctattaataattagttggtaattgttgatggaccatattacccttattaactaattgggtttcctcttgggtgtataaataaggggcttattagagagttaaagggttacacacattacacaatcacaaccctcataacatcaaagTATTCGGCTCTCTCTCCCCATAACCGATCCTCACCCTagtttcggtttcatcaccatcataacttacaccccaaagaggaaccagatcatcctgacaatcatgtcgaactcaatggctgcatctctgactggattctctgctggcctgtctgctgtaacaggtattattcatattttccattacatttaaacagaactgatccaacatgtggtatcagagcatatgttgataaaccagttctgttttcgtatccattattcttGGATCAAAATCTGGAAAACGGAAGTTTTTTAAGCCTTAAAATCAAAAACTGTTTTCGGGTTGTTTGTGACCGAAATCCCTGTTttcggaaactgttaattgataaacCGACTCGAAATTATAAAGATTAAACTTATTATCACGAAATCCCTTACAAAACCATTAAAATCAGGTTTCGGATTTCCAGATTGTGTTCTTATTTTTGTTAGGGTTCATCATAATGTTCTAAGAAAACTTGAAAATTCCCTAAGATTTGGAATATAATTtagattagtgggtgtttttcctgttttgatctttattttatctattaaaatttcgaaaactgttaaaagataatcagttattattttcgaaatattttgataagtttagatcagcattaaaacaggaaacattatcccacaatcccttaaatttcgagttttcagttattatcacaaaacagctgttaaggaggttgctactcgcaaccatgaggttgctactcgcaaccatgaggttgctactcgcaaccataaggttgcgactcgcaaccataacgtgatttatcgcaaccatgaggttgctactcgcaaccatgagattgcgactcgcaaccataacgtgattagtcgaaactaaggttgcgactcgcaaccataacgtgattagtcgaaactaaggttgcgactcgcaaccataacgtgattagtcgagactaaggttgcgactcgaaaccataacagcacaactcgagactaaggttgcgactcgagactaaggttgcgactcgagaccatgactcgaaaTCTCAAAACTTAAGCTGTTCAAAACTCGAGACtaagttcgatccgcgctaacaggtggtttgctattaaatacttggttttgtcaatacttaatcagaatcagataactttttacaaaaccaaaatagcttcacttggatgagcttctgatgtattaattctggccaaagctgatttaatacatctatttattgttcaagtattataaaaggctatgttaagtatgcattacaaacctgaaatgtcttaattctggccaaagctgatttaattcatttatgtttagcatgcttgacaagtgcataactaaagtgattgtctcatttctggccaaagctgatttgtcacgattgctttgcacacatacttaaatgattacacttctggccaaagctgatttgtcttcgtttaagtagaattttactaagtctattattttgatgttagtaatagacattatcacagcttcataattaaaatggtcattatttatgcctgccttagtgtaacaagcccattagatcacattaggttttcttcttttgtatcataacttgctcatcttatttccactatcagcacccaattgcgggattccacctttgactggtgataactttgctgaatggaaggatgctctcatgcttacgcttgggctgctggactttgattatgccctaagagagaataagccagcggaccttaccgccaccagtactgctgctgagcagatagtccatgataaatggactaggtgtaaccgcatgtctctcatgttcatgaagcagtctattcataactcaatcagaggagccattcctgattctgaaaatgctaaaacctatctggcttctgtggaggatcaattcaagggaacatcaaaagcacacgctagcactcttatcctcaagctggtgacatctaagtatgatgggaggagcggcattcgcgaacacatcatgatgatgcatgatatggccaataagctgaagggcctagagatggaaatcagtgatggttttctcgttcacttcatcatcacttcgcttccttcatcCTATGAAgctttcaagatcaattacaacactcagaaggacaaatggacgatgagtgagctgatcgctatgtgcgtgcaggaggaagagcgtatgaagatggatcgcactactgatgttgctaacttcaccacttccagctcaaagaaaaggaagaactcTTATCATAGAAAGGATGCTTCTAaggttcaaaagccaaatccaaatcctaatacaagtacaccttccagctctaagaactccttaggcaaaccctattgcaagttctgtaagaaaacaggacataagcaaaaggaatgccctgactttaaggagtggctggctaagaaaggtaacgattttttcatgatacttgagtcctttaatttaaatgttcctgctaattcttggtggtttgattctggttctatggttcatgtaaccaattcacttcagggattccttacaatccggaagctgggaagaaaccaaagaacacttaaagttggggatgatcgggaattagaagtgaaggccataggaacattacaattatttttgaaaactggtttatgtattaaactttatgataccttatatgttcctgaggtaactcggaaccttgtatcaggaccaaagttagacatggacggttttgtcgtttctcatggtcatcgcaaactctctattctctatgattccgttgtttatggtactggcattctggatggtggtctctatagattagaactagatgataatttttccaaatctttgttgtcatataatattaatgaatcactcacaaagatggaaaagaaacaaattcgagacttagagacttcatctatgttgtggcatcaacgtttaggccacatctcaagagaacgattaaatcgtctcgtaaaggatgaagtcttacctcctctcgatttcaccgattttggaacatgtgtcaaatgtcttaaaggcaaaatgacatcagcgaataagaaaggtgccactaggagctctaatttattagaactcattcacactgacattagtggtccctatcaaatcgctagcatcacaggacatacttcatttatcactttcattgatgattattctcgttacatgtacttgtatcttataaaggaaaagtctgaatctcttacaacttttaaagattataaagctgaagttgaaaagcaattagatcgtcagattaaagttgtgagatcagacagaggcggtgaatattatggaagacatactgatgtgggtcaagctcctggtccattttatgagttttgtaagggccaggggattgtgaaccaatacaccatgcctggtacacctcagcagaatggtgtcgctgaacgaagaaatcgtacccttatgaacatggtgcgcagtatgttagccaacactaatttaccattattcctctggactgaagcattaaaagcagctgttcatatactcaatagagttccttctaagtctgtccctaaaactccttatgaactttggacaggaaggaaaccgagtcttaaatatatgaaagtatggggctgcattgctgaagcaaaattatataatcctttcctaaggaaacttgaccctaaaacagttacctgcttctttatcgggtatcctgatcattcaaagggttatcgtttctattgtccttcccatgtcacccgtattgttgaaaccaagcgtgctgcgttcctggaggatttcaaggtcagtgggagcagtactaacccttacgaagaattgcaagaagtacaagacgcgggggggagagactcgtcgcttaccattactccgtttactcctcttgtaccacatgcaactgcacctgaagccactgcacaaactccaactccacaaccagaacccattatacctcataacgaaggcacatcaaacgctcaaaaccaagacaacgctcaacccgaaaatcagctcaggaggtcatctaggcaaaaacggcctactaattgggatgattatattacctacctgactgaaatggatgctggaaagctcaatgatcctatctcttataatgaagccattagcagtgatcagtcttctgaatggaacaaagcaatgattgatgagcttgaatccatgaagaaaaatgacgtttgggatttggtagaattacccaacggtgtaaaacctgtaggttgtaaatgggtgttcaaaacaaaactagatccgaatgggaacgttgaacgctacaaagcgagattggttgcaaagggctacactcagaaagagggaattgattatcaagagacgttttcacctgtctctcgtaaagattcattaaggatcgttatggccttagtagctcattttgatttagagctacatcagatggacgtcaaaactgctttccttaacggagacttagacgaagatgtttacatgaaacaacctgaaggctttaaacctgaaggtcaggagcatctagtctgtaagttgaagaaatccatttatgggttaaaacaagcatcacgtcaatggtatctcaagtttgatgaagtcatgaagaggcaaggttttatgaagaatcaagtggatcaatgcacctacctcaagatgagtgggagtaactttactatacttgtcctttacgtagatgacattctattggcaagtaatagtttagacatgttgcatgagtcgaagcggttactctcgcataacttcgacatgaaggatctcggagatgcttcttacgtcattggcatcgaaattcaccgagatagacacaaagggatcttaggattgtctcaaaagactcacatagatcgtgtccttacacgttacaacatgcaacagtgcaaaccctccgtcgctccagtagttaagggagatgttttcggttcattccagtgtccgacaacagaggttgaaaaggagcaaatgagccagataccttacgcgtcagtagtcgggagcctgatgtatgctcaagtctgtactcgcccagatatcgcttatattgctggaatgctaggccgttatcagactaatcctggcctagatcactggaaagcagctaagaaggtcctcagatatctgcaagggacgaaagactataaactgacttatagaagaagtgatcatttagaagtggtaggttattctgattctgactttgccaaatgcaaagatgacaagaaatccacttcgggctacatctttatgttagcaggcggacctatctcatggaagagtcataaacaacagttaactacaacttccacaatgatggcagaatacattgctgtttacaacgcaacctgtcatggaatgttgcttagaaatctgatcactggactcaaaattgttaattccatttctagaccattgaagctttactgtgataactcagctgccgttagtttctcgaacagtaacagttcgactggagctggtttatatctcgatacaaagtacttgttcgtacgtgaacgtgttgaggaaaataatctttgtatagagtatattagtactaaagatatgctagcggatccgatgactaaaggtctcccacctaaagttttcgaagaacatgtatcgaatatgggacttactaaagaccttgtttaatggcatattgtactagcttatgttttaattaataaaatttcctcagtttgattttgtatgtctctaacatatgttctgccggtgtaatgacatatagacaaatataaatacaaatcagacgctaaagggcttatacatattttgatcgtaactgttaggttttaaattgaggctatagtatgactaatgggggtcctgagtcgaatgatgattcaacggctgtatttctctgctatagttcttggtttaaagctaaaatgagtgttaactcctggccaggcttacctaatactcatgataaatgattacttggctaagtgggagaatgtgagattaaatatataaaatgtaatatttaatcttgtagcctatataatcatttatattatattagatcaaaatatatttattaacctattaataattagttggtaattgttgatggaccatattacccttattaactaattgggtttcctcttgggtgtataaataaggggcttattagagagttaaagggttacacacattacacaatcacaaccctcataacatcaaagTATTCGGCTCTCTCTCCCCATAACCGATCCTCACCCTagtttcggtttcatcaccatcataacttacaccccaaagaggaaccagatcatcctgacaatcatgtcgaactcaatggctgcatctctgactggattctctgctggcctgtctgctgtaacaggtattattcatattttccattacatttaaacagaactgatccaacatttCAATCTCAGTAACCCTCTTTAAATACATtactctttttattatttatcttgTTCTTTACGTTTTTTGTTTGAAAACCTCCAAATTTCTTGTTCAGCATGTCACACAATTCTTTTGAAGTTATAGGAACCCACAAACTTGttgattaaagattcaaaattTGGTTTCCACTCATTATAATCCTCCTTAAACAATATTGGTGGCGACATTTCTTGTTTTTAAGTAGTGGTTGTCATGTTGTAACTTTAGTCTTGACTTATCCGAAACTTGTAACCAAAAACTAAATCACTCGGATATACCAAAATATCACTGATCAAATCATAGCGAAATACACGGCTCAACAATCTTCAACTGATGGCCCACTTTTCTTAAAAATTGTAAGCAGGCCCAATTTTTAAGACATGCCGACGAGTAGCCTTGAATGATATAGACCCAATGATCAATTTAGTTGGCCCAACCAGAACTTTATGTCAAAATTACTATAACCTTggtccaaaataataccaaattTTGCAGCCCATTTGTACCAAGTTTCGGCTCATCACAATTAATATCATTTTTTTGTAAACTCCAAAATACACGGCCCACAATAAAAATAGAACTCGTCAATTTGCACCAGAGGCGGTTCAGTCAACTGGTTATACCGATTTAATTTGACTTTAATCGGTTATTTTCTTAATTGGTCCAATTAATTATTTTAACCGGttattttcgttttttttttttttttggccttTTTATGAATTAATCGGGTTTTGGTTATTTTGTGCACCTAATAATTTGCACCAGCTCACTTGAGTTTATCAAGTATCCAATAATGTCAAAGATGTATGCACCGATTTGAATATTGAGTTAACCAGCTTGGACTTTTCTAATTTCTAATCTCTAATGCAACAGTTTAATGCTTTCGAATTTCAAAGAATATAATAAACTTATTTATTTTGCAAATTAATCACAAGAATTTAATACAAAAATTGATTATCGGCCCAATTAATTCGCCTTGATTTATCGGATGTCACATGACGATTAACCagatttgagaaaaaaaaaaaaacattgaatTTGCATTGACTTTTCTTTATCTAAATTTTTGACCAACAGAAACAATTTTATTATTTAGCAGCCCAGCTTGCTGGGCAAAGAAAATACAACCACCAGAACAAAACAAAGAGATCGAAACAACCTCAGAATTTGGTTATCTCTGATGTTGAGTGACGCAGAGTGCAAATGTACAAAACGATAATAgagataatttttttaaaaaaagtagTATATTAATAAATGAATAACATGTTACATCAGAGTCATTTTCTTACAGACAATTACAAGAAAACATTAAATCTCCTCAATCGAGTGCTTCTTTGACCCGTTCTATATCTATAATATATTACCAAGCATGGTCATCAATTAAAAGGTACAACATATAATCCCTATGTTAAAAACCTTTAAGATAAATCTATTTTTTAAATAACCTTATACTTTTGCCCTTCaacttttgtttatttaaatTATGATTACTCAACAACCCTCACATTTTTAACATCTATCACTTTTTCATATGTTAatactttttaaaaaaattagaccacaaaaatgatttttttctctttaatttgagtaacATATTGCTATAATCTTAAAGTTTTAAAGAAATTGATATGTTACATGATTAACGGTTTATAGGGGTGGATAATTACCGAAACGTTAACCGAATCAACCAAAAATTGGCTATCGTTTTTTGTATCCTCAGTTAACCAATAGTAACCGAATCGAACCATTTATATCTTTATATATGTCTAGcttttatatatgtatattatgtTTTATCACTTTACGTCTCCATTTCATGTATATTATGTTTTATAtctctatttcatgtatttcacAAATTATGTGAACCCTGGCTTTATCACGCACGTAAGCGGAGGGCTTTGTTGTTAACTAGCATGCAGTGGAATAAAACCCCTTGGATagtaattaaaaaaaagaaaagaagagaaaaaaAACCAAATCCGATTGGTTTATGCACATGGCCCCACTCGATTATTCTTCTAGTGCCCATTATGTGGCTGACGAGTTGGTCCGTGGCGCTCCCTCTGGCACCCTGTAGGGCTTTATATGGCTGGCATGAATGGGAACCCAAGCTCACACCATGTAGCCTTCAGTAAACCATTTAAACTCGGATTCAAAAAGGTACATAATTCTACCTTGAacaaacaaaaaatgaaaaaaaaaagaaactagaAAATAATCCGGATTTTTTACACAGATCAGTTTGGCATTGTTATGAAGGGGAAAATTATATAGAcgacaaaacacacacacacacaaaaaaaaaaaaaaaaaaaatcaagattgGTGGGCAAGTGGTATACCAAAATAATTCTTAGAAAAAGGACACCATGTGACCATTCAGAGTTTAGACCACAATTGCAAACTGGCTATGACTATTACACCAACGAGAAAATAGAAAATTCAACACAAAAGTCACCCACTTTTAATGACTCCAAGTCAAGTAAACAACCTATAAGATTTTTCAAAACAACTATAAACAAAGATAAAGCTTTCCTCATTCTTTCTGTTGTCAATTTGTTCAGGGTTCTCACAGTGGCTGTGCTAATGGCTTTCTTGGTTGTGTTGCTTGTGTTATTCTTCACTAAGCCAGGATTTTCACAGAAAACTGATAGTAACAATACTAACGTTATCGCCATGCGTTGTGGTCGTAACGAACTAGTAAATCAGCCAAACTTTATCAAGAATCGCAACTCAACGTTTCGTGATCTCAGAGCACAATTATTGGACCAAAGGGTACTTTATGCAAGAGCGCAGGCTTTAAGTTCAGGAGACTCGGTCTTTGCAGCCGTCCAGTGCCGCAACTACCTCTCTACAGATCAGTGTGTCGCTTGTTTTGATGAAAGTGTTTCTGAACTGCTCATCTGTAATTCTGGAAATGGTGGTTTTGTTAGTTTTGATAATTGCTATGTCAGGTATATaagatttattttttatttaccaTTTTATCATCAAGTATTGTAATATCTTTATGTGTTCTTAGGTATGAAGACTATTCTGGCTTCTATAACGACCCTTATGTCATGGCGGATGCGGATCAGACTCCAACTTTAGTATGTGGAAATCAATCAGCATCTCAGCCAACAGTATTTAATCAAGTTATAGATGCGTTTATATCGGATATCACAAAAGCTACTCCTAAAACCTCAAACTTCTATGTGGCATCCACAAGGCAAATCACAGGTGAAAACAAAACGGTGTACGCGACTGCACAGTGTGTCGAAGGTATGACTCAGGACAGTTGCCAAACCTGCATGAATTCAGCATATGACACATTGAATGATTGCTTTCCGAATACACAAGGAAAGTTCTTCCACCTTGCTTGTTTTGCAAGGTATTCAGACACTCCGTTTTTTAATGTCAACCAGACAATAGACATTACAAATCTCTTAAAAGGTGAGGCCGTTTCTTCGATCTTTCAGATAACTAAATGCTAACCATACTGATTTAACTTCTGTATGGTTATATGATAGGACATTCAAGTAACATAGCCGTAATTGCTGCAGCCGTCGCTGGTGGTGTTCTTTTTCTCCTTGTCCTTCTTTCATGGTTATTGTATCGATCATGGAAGAAGTCTAAGAAGACCGAACAAGGTGATTGTAAAATGAGATAATATCTCATACACTGATTCTCGAAAAGATATACTTAATCTAATAATATTATGTTACTTTCATAACAATGATGACAATATCTATATATACATGGACATAACAGAATTTGAGGGGGCAATACATTACAATTATAAAGATCTGCAGCTGGCAACCAATGATTTCAGTGAAGAAAATATAATAGGAAAAGGAGGTTTTGGGGAAGTGTTTAAGGTAATTAATATAGAGTAAATCAAGCACTTGAGAACTTATATTAGTTCTTTGACTAAGTTTCTGGATGGTTAATTAATAGGCAGTCCTTGATGACAATAATGTGGTGGCAGTGAAGAAACTTCTATTAACACATAATGGAGCAAAAGAAGAATTTGAGAATGAAGTTAAGCTTATAAGTAACATTCATCATCGAAATCTTCTACGTCTCCTTGGATGGTCCGTTGAAGGATCTTATTTATTTCTTGTCCTTGAATATATGCCGAATGGAAGTCTCGACAAGTTCTTATGGGGTAAGTTGAAGTCGCCATACTACttattaacacacacacacacacacacatatatatatgtgtgtgtgtgtgtgtgctaaCAAATATGTTGGTAATGAAGGTACAAAAAGAGGGACTCTCAATTGGGACCAACGCTATGAAATAATATTTGGGATAGCTAGGGGTCTTGCTCATCTCCACAATGAATTCCATATCAAAATCATCCACAGAGATATCAAATCTGCGAATATCCTCCTTAGTGATGATTTCAAACCCAAAATAGCGGATTTTGGGTTGGCAAGGTTACAACCGGAGGACCAATCTCATGTTAGCACCAAGTTTGCCGGCACATTGTAAGATGCTAACCACAAAATCACACTCATTAAATTGTAGTTTTTATGTCACAAGTTCTTTTATGTTCACAATATATAATACCATGTCAGGGGATACACAGCACCGGAGTATGCACTTCGTGGTGTTCTATCGGAAAAAGTTGACACTTACAGCTTTGGAATTGTGACTCTTGAAATTATTAGTGGCAAAAGAAGTACAGAAGTGAAATCAGGAAGTCAAGATACCGATTACCTCATAGAACATGTGAGATGCCAAAATTACACTATGTCCCTTGTATGTTGTGTAGTGTTTCTAACTCTCTAAAATTGTTTGTTTGGCATCTGGCTAACAACAGACGTGGAAGTTGTACGAGAAGAAAACGCATGTAAAGGTCATAGATGATACATTAAACTTGAACCAATATGAACAAGAACATGTGATGAAGATCATTGAGATTGCCTTGCTGTGTACCCAATCACCTGCTTCGAGTCGACCCACCATGTCCGAAGTGGTTTTGATGCTTCAGGAAGGCCAGTCATTAGGAAAACGAAAGCTGACGAGACCTACTTTTGTAAACAATCAAGATAGAAGGATTCATATAGGCTGATCAAGACCAAGCAACTCAACAATCACAATCATAAAAGGCACGTACACAACAAAGTAGATTTAAAGAAGGTTATTCTATAAAAGCAGCATGCTTTCAACTATCAGATTGGTATAATGAGTATAATGAATGATAATACATCATATGAATGTAGATACTTTTTTCTTATGAATGTAATaactttttttaagaaaaaataattatttaaagaAAGTAAAGTAAAACACACGTACGGGTTTGTTCGTTTTTTGTTTCTTGTTGTTTGTATTTTTATAGTTGGTTAtaaaaataagagtaaactgccattttggtccctatggtttgggcacttttgccattttaatccaaatctcaaactttttaaatctgggtctcTATGGTTTCACctttgttgtcattttagtccaaaattcaaatttCCTCATATTTGACTATTAAAAACTGGTTATTTTGTCTTTATCcttaggggcaaaatggtcatttacattttataaataaatatagaccTACCAGTCAACCATCCCCATCTCTCTCTCCCAGATATGCACCATCtgagctctctctctctctctctctctctctcatatctCTATAATCACCGCAACATCATCaacaaccaccatcatcaccccCGTCAGtcacacccaccaccatcaccatcaacaaccacaaccGTCACTGTACCCATTAAATTCCACCATTGTCGCCACTCGAAAACCCTAAACCTACCACCACCGATCTGAAAGAAAGGTATAGACAGATGGTGCATATCTGAGATGGTGtaggggttgtttgttt encodes:
- the LOC110921966 gene encoding cysteine-rich receptor-like protein kinase 2 — encoded protein: MAFLVVLLVLFFTKPGFSQKTDSNNTNVIAMRCGRNELVNQPNFIKNRNSTFRDLRAQLLDQRVLYARAQALSSGDSVFAAVQCRNYLSTDQCVACFDESVSELLICNSGNGGFVSFDNCYVRYEDYSGFYNDPYVMADADQTPTLVCGNQSASQPTVFNQVIDAFISDITKATPKTSNFYVASTRQITGENKTVYATAQCVEGMTQDSCQTCMNSAYDTLNDCFPNTQGKFFHLACFARYSDTPFFNVNQTIDITNLLKGHSSNIAVIAAAVAGGVLFLLVLLSWLLYRSWKKSKKTEQEFEGAIHYNYKDLQLATNDFSEENIIGKGGFGEVFKAVLDDNNVVAVKKLLLTHNGAKEEFENEVKLISNIHHRNLLRLLGWSVEGSYLFLVLEYMPNGSLDKFLWGTKRGTLNWDQRYEIIFGIARGLAHLHNEFHIKIIHRDIKSANILLSDDFKPKIADFGLARLQPEDQSHVSTKFAGTLGYTAPEYALRGVLSEKVDTYSFGIVTLEIISGKRSTEVKSGSQDTDYLIEHTWKLYEKKTHVKVIDDTLNLNQYEQEHVMKIIEIALLCTQSPASSRPTMSEVVLMLQEGQSLGKRKLTRPTFVNNQDRRIHIG